A stretch of Toxoplasma gondii ME49 chromosome V, whole genome shotgun sequence DNA encodes these proteins:
- a CDS encoding hypothetical protein (encoded by transcript TGME49_284620), giving the protein MSRRVERLRRGEGLLSFGVVHDSLAVLGPTVPGVDDPKNATPSKCSEWLTQSELQRAPVPRTSRWLPVTTSSADRFDRLRDISLKNEADEEQLIPGVKLRLKDPGKRESSCQDDEPDAWHPASPSLIWERNSTNVGTRSTANVFPFERIQATQASETRILGGYTEQLTAPFERVGATSEKFAYNACATTLPYTGLWHDEVTGISDPTLDSKQLEALQKTPASRAAEAALLRSQAAKVCPRAAKVLLEELTRDVPDAPDAEGQADLQERLFTKNKEYLSDDERVENFLLATVQPGLALGVAQKAEKQDQRNRRRGQAAAEAKAKAIASFWESRKPGSEARKRPPAPEPWQRRDALIQKEVEKSRASLSGPELAIHRRHSNKRMIIYAERFFGDLGAASEGAEADPLRLIRGNSATVAREISREGRQQANAESLIARLEMRLTGGTRGHEMGRKARATHSRISRGDSVPRQLIAERTEGQFDGRRGVLDGVGGSRRGSGQPWVLEDYLGVRRAMRLAANLERDQEREAEILGIPIVRRDKPKNTHAGAPEMGAEHQASRTPPTPSAPTKPVSVPPPTPLLSPCPSAASPAGGEKNDAASASDSKAADTGKAPPKPPPGSKPMPGPPPKKTPPPPGAGKKGPSPPKPKMKLAFQKVSTHTASIPTELPEVPSNAVSPRVENLSKASGAAVETKLSEKAKRSSESEDESEDGEADLPLPLLLPQSNEASAALSSANALDAIRRTRFPTNLRPKPVYDSIGRVILPPRRKADASGTASGRPEDCVDNDNAAGIADPSGMVSYKLVYDNPVYTGPSYEVMAEYQPELEPGAKPLGPGAETLIYEPAASRTASSGSYGTHPVLDKKRRRQEAEGGERRRGREERSLLPRPTQFDPVTRYPHDESSRASLSLLGVNDDEWVSSGISRLANCVADLTTAPSAVGVLEMLGEQGKTGKPVAQAAVWPAMLSEEGALGQNVDTLKQVECVVDGGFPFLKLEAMPGTSAKTSRQHAGLSLWELHSSAKNNRRHELVDSFGNVRVAPFASRIFVPVRLMGKDSKFTKREEALQARYAYPEGQFSPGYYVKAADIDEKRQAILQARPPRMSVFEFQEKMRQLKLAKAREETERAERDQKEVDARLALIAEKGFQRSKGNAVAGHANKGGVDHAVAGEGTKGLPTFADLDADLLKERYRAIKKKNAHDKSLQQIKSLIAEKSGKQKCKLKVMGRHRHPKGTNKEIELERQRKKERILRMLADPHPDVNAALLLAEIKEIEKERGSESDEFNSISTQYTFDTFTVSSYETVEDAFPHYTFDYPRYDPCPETFSALQKARLNYSGVLLVSEDFRHTSAKARARLAVASTLPTGGYLHHLMYVEVRDSVVFFYSDTKFSGIAGGKTVLHAFAKGLDASQLVVDGTEDWTLLFGVCVDALTQVDVVTVEPFWSPAAELHYVAVRISGRNANFLPGAPPRDLISTATEGSSKKTKKTAEQRIAQEEEVTLFLSADTEAETLLWHRLLKRRVAFAKYASALAQETRGDRPALSIAEFCLSGVNTAVLSMKGVAFNPTLDQVLFSNLEEEKIDYLDMSCRNLGDADIADLVDILPFFVECVDLSGNQIQADDPVQVCKLMNKLHATSVDLSDNPLGQRATGGHLLGTLLTQAFLSRLDMNRCRFGAEAAKAFRENVAAIGRPVERPIAVSLSGNDLSATDVVSMVTSIKSKIPGVKSISVAGNMALTAEEFWAAVKASFHKVDVSILNFDFDQRPSPSLSTPVSGDMNQLKGLPLTLSGRLFGAGWKICGDRYTWSPAAQGGSQSPETTMGYHQRVADADGGQAVPLVYFELRGPVLIWSDVPARSVGWLCPEGQKLTSSQQRPTEPLPKDPMAASRTICAVLLYRVHVDFDAHPMVLIVEALELCESNDPNRIFPSVNLPPLDELPEQQTVSYVLRGPTDAVTLEWARILHARLAGMYYVRTEGRSLHQLSPSALRFFESGVGTILDFGGCPVSPMGLKSIFYFLCKYTWLKSLIMCNMHLSNLHLKFLSKEAWQLYDLDLLDLSFNDFTDASMELLTTVLCFRSCKRLVLDQNGFSDCENAADLVLRVGCGHEVTCLCLNGCSLGDRFAEALAIGLKTLAPNRADSCLAVVELQSNCIHAVALRNLVNALVGVLPTIESVKVSGNADVEAGKMSLPFADFKNTFQGIPARKQRVIGPRKRLIKWGARPTEVGSEGHDLLVADEARNALAHTEGSPVPDQPAGGADGSEGVMGADKAGSAEGAEMGEEDGKAEQDAGAEKAVTPEESNSDDEKSDKRGSGEGSGKSDDGERSEESDHGEGSKNNSDAERSEKSD; this is encoded by the exons ATGAGCCGCCGCGTAGAGCGGTTGAGGAGGGGTGAAGGTCTCTTGTCCTTTGGTG TTGTTCACGATTCACTTGCAGTTCTGGGACCGACAGTCCCCGGAGTGGACGACCCAAAGAATGCAA CCCCAAGCAAATGTTCAGAGTGGTTGACCCAGTCCGAGCTGCAGAGGGCGCCCGTGCCCCGCACCTCGCGGTGGTTGCCTGTCACGACCTCGAGCGCAGATCGGTTTGACCGTCTCCGGGACATCTCTCTCAAGAATG AGGCGGATGAAGAGCAGCTGATCCCCGGAGTGAAATTGCGACTTAAAGACCCTGGTAAACGAGAAAGCTCCTGCCAGGACGATGAGCCAGATGCCTGGCATCCCGCGTCACCTTCGCTCATATG GGAGCGGAACTCGACAAACGTGGGGACACGGTCAACGGCGAATGTTTTTCCGTTCGAGCGGATCCAGGCGACGCAGGCTTCAGAGACGCGCATTCTGGGGGGTTACACAGAGCAACTGACGGCCCCTTTTGAGCGCGTGGGCGCGACGAGTGAAAAGTTCGCTTACAACGCATGTGCCACCACGCTGCCGTACACAGGGCTGTGGCACGACGAAGTGACAGGGATAAGTGACCCGACGCTTGACAGTAAGCAACTAGAAGCGCTGCAGAAAACACCCGCGAGTCGGGCAGCTGAGGCAGCGCTGCTGCGGTCACAAGCCGCGAAAGTGTGTCCACGGGCTGCGAAAGTTTTGCTCGAGGAACTGACGCGCGACGTGCCCGACGCACCCGACGCGGAAGGCCAGGCCGATCTACAGGAGAGGCTTTTCACCAAGAATAAAGAGTACCTCAGCGACGATGAGCGAGTCGAAAACTTCCTTCTCGCTACAGTCCAGCCTGGCCTCGCGCTGGGCGTCGCGCAGAAGGCTGAGAAACAGGACCAGCGAAACAGGAGACGCGGACAAGCGGCCGCTGAGGCAAAGGCAAAGGCCATCGCCTCTTTCTGGGAATCCAGAAAGCCAGGCAGCGAGGCGCGGAAAAGGCCACCTGCGCCAGAGCCGTGGCAGCGTAGGGACGCACTGATTCAAAAAGAAGTGGAAAAAAGTCGCGCTTCGTTGAGCGGTCCCGAGCTTGCTATTCATCGACGCCATTCCAACAAGCGAATGATCATTTATGCGGAAAGGTTCTTTGGAGACCTGGGTGCGGCGTCTGAAGGTGCGGAGGCTGACCCTTTACGCCTCATACGCGGAAATTCGGCAACTGTCGCCCGAGAGATCTCCAGAGAGGGGCGGCAACAAGCGAATGCTGAGAGTCTTATTGCCCGCCTCGAGATGAGACTTACGGGGGGTACGCGAGGCCACGAAATGGGACGCAAGGCTCGCGCGACGCACAGTAGGATTTCGAGAGGCGACAGTGTGCCGAGACAGCTGATAGCAGAACGAACAGAAGGACAATTCGATGGACGGCGTGGCGTGCTGGACGGTGTGGGTGGCTCACGACGGGGCTCGGGACAGCCGTGGGTGCTGGAAGACTATCTCGGTGTCCGTCGGGCTATGCGTCTTGCCGCGAACCTAGAACGGGACCAAGAGAGGGAGGCTGAAATCCTGGGGATTCCAATcgtgaggagagacaagccGAAGAACACCCACGCTGGGGCGCCCGAGATGGGAGCAGAACATCAGGCCTCAAGAACCCCTCCGACTCCGAGTGCCCCCACAAAACCTGTTTCCGTACCACCGCCAACaccgcttctgtctccgtgcCCTTCGGCCGCTTCGCCTGccggaggggagaagaacgatGCTGCCTCAGCCAGCGACAGCAAGGCGGCGGACACAGGGAAGGCACCCCCCAAGCCCCCTCCTGGTTCGAAGCCAATGCCGGGGCCCCCGCCGAAGAAAACGCCGCCGCCTCCCGGGGCGGGAAAGAAGGGTCCTTCGCCGCCGAAGCCTAAAATGAAGTTAGCGTTTCAGAAAGTCTCCACGCATACAGCTAGCATCCCTACGGAATTGCCTGAGGTGCCGAGCAACGCAGTTTCACCGCGCGTGGAAAACTTGTCGAAGGCTTCGGGAGCTGCAGTGGAGACGAAGCTAAGTGAAAAGGCGAAGCGCTCGTCAGAATCAGAAGATGAGAGCGAGGACGGGGAGGCTGACCtgcctctgccgcttctgcttccccaGAGCAACGAAGCATCCGCTGCGTTGTCCTCTGCGAATGCGCTGGACGCCATCCGGAGAACTCGTTTTCCCACTAACTTGAGGCCGAAGCCAGTGTACGACAGTATAGGCCGGGTCATTTTGCCGCCTCGCCGTAAAGCGGATGCGTCAGGCACAGCGTCAGGCAGGCCCGAAGACTGCGTCGATAACGACAACGCGGCAGGCATCGCCGATCCGTCGGGCATGGTGTCTTACAAGCTCGTATATGACAATCCGGTGTACACTGGACCTTCCTACGAGGTCATGGCCGAGTATCAGCCCGAGCTCGAGCCCGGCGCCAAGCCTTTAGGTCCCGGCGCAGAGACCCTGATCTACGAGCCGGCTGCTTCGCGCACGGCGTCTTCTGGGAGCTATGGGACACACCCCGTGTTGgacaagaagcgaaggcgacaagaGGCGGAAGGgggcgagagacgccgaggcagagaagaaagaagtttGCTTCCCCGCCCGACGCAGTTCGACCCCGTCACTCGATACCCTCACGACGAGTCGTCGCGAgcctcgctgtcgctgctcgGCGTCAACGACGATGAGTGGGTGTCGTCCGGCATCTCTCGCCTAGCGAACTGTGTTGCCGACCTAACGACCGCACCCTCCGCTGTGGGGGTGCTGGAAATGCTGGGAGAGCAGGGAAAGACTGGGAAACCCGTCGCGCAGGCTGCAGTGTGGCCGGCAATGCTGAGCGAGGAGGGAGCTTTGGGACAGAACGTGGATACCTTGAAACAGGTGGAATGCGTGGTCGATGGTGGCTTCCCATTTTTGAAGCTCGAGGCTATGCCAGGAACTTCCGCGAAGACCAGTCGCCAGCATGCTGGCCTGAGTCTGTGGGAACTTCACTCGTCAGCGAAGAACAACAGACGGCACGAACTGGTCGACTCCTTCGGAAACGTGCGAGTCGCGCCGTTTGCCTCGCGAATCTTCGTCCCTGTCCGCTTGATGGGAAAAGATAGCAAATTCAcgaagcgcgaagaagcacTACAGGCCCGCTACGCCTACCCCGAGGGCCAGTTCTCCCCCGGATACTACGTCAAAGCAGCCGATATCGACGAAAAGCGGCAGGCCATCCTCCAAGCGCGGCCTCCACGTATGTCTGTCTTCGAATTTCAAG AGAAAATGAGGCAGCTGAAACTCGCCAAGGCGCGGGAAGAGACCGAAAGAGCCGAGCGCGATCAAAAGGAGGTCGACGCCCGCCTGGCGTTGATCGCTGAAAAGGGGTTCCAGAGGAGCAAGGGAAACGCCGTGGCCGGTCACGCCAACAAAGGTGGAGTAGATCATGCTGTTGCAGGGGAAGGTACAAAAGGCCTGCCGACGTTCGCAGACCTTGATGCCGATCTGCTCAAGGAGAGATATAGGGCAATTAAGAAAAAGAACGCACATGATAAGTCTCTTCAACAGATTAAAAGTCTCATCGCCGAAAAGTCCGGCAAACAAAAGTGCAAACTTAAGGTCATG GGCCGCCACCGGCATCCGAAGGGCACGAACAAGGAAATCGAGTTagaaaggcagaggaaaaaggagaggatTTTGAGGATGTTGGCAGATCCACACCCAGACGTGAATGCAGCGTTGCTTCTGGCCGAGATCAAGGAGatcgagaaagaacgaggcAGCGAAAGCGACGAATTCAACTCCATATCGACCCAGTACACTTTCGACACTTTTACTGTGTCTAGCTACGAGACAGTGGAGGACGCCTTCCCGCATTACACCTTCGACTATCCCCGGTACGACCCGTGCCCGGAGACGTTTTCCGCACTCCAGAAGGCCCGGTTGAACTACTCGGGCGTTCTCCTTGTTTCCGAAGACTTCCGCCACACCAGTGCGAAGGCGCGCGCCCGTCTTGCGGTTGCAAGCACGTTGCCAACGGGAGGTTACCTGCATCATCTCATGTATGTGGAAGTGCGCGACTCAGTAGTCTTCTTTTACTCGGACACAAAGTTTTCCGGCATCGCCGGCGGTAAAACGGTCTTGCATGCCTTCGCCAAGGGTCTGGACGCGTCGCAACTCGTCGTAGACGGCACAGAGGACTGGACGCTTCTTTTCGGCGTGTGCGTCGACGCCTTGACTCAAGTTGATGTGGTGACTGTAGAGCCTTTTTGGTCCCCGGCCGCGGAGCTGCACTACGTCGCAGTCCGGATTTCGGGGAGAAATGCCAATTTTCTCCCGGGCGCTCCGCCACGCGATTTGATATCGACTGCGACTGAAGGGTCCagcaagaagacgaagaagaccgcCGAACAGCGCATAGCCCAGGAAGAGGAGGTCACCCTGTTTCTCAGTGCCGACaccgaggcagagacgctgcTGTGGCACCGTCTTCTGAAGCGCCGCGTGGCGTTCGCAAAGTACGCGAGTGCACTGGCGCAGGAGACTCGAGGAGACCGACCTGCGCTGTCGATTGCCGAGTTTTGCCTGTCGGGAGTCAACACGGCGGTACTCAGCATGAAGGGCGTCGCCTTCAATCCAACCTTGGATCAGGTGCTGTTTTCCAATTTGGAGGAGGAAAAGATCGACTACCTCGACATGTCTTGTCGCAATCTGGGCGACGCCGACATTGCCGACCTCGTGGACATCTTGCCCTTCTTCGTTGAGTGCGTCGACCTGAGTGGTAACCAGATCCAGGCTGATGATCCCGTCCAAGTCTGCAAGCTCATGaacaaactgcatgcgaccaGCGTCGACCTCAGTGACAACCCTCTGGGCCAGCGCGCGACAGGCGGCCACCTTCTCGGCACGCTCCTCACTCAGGCGTTCCTTTCGCGACTCGACATGAATCGCTGCCGCTTCGGTGCCGAGGCCGCCAAGGCCTTCCGCGAGAATGTGGCGGCGATCGGGCGGCCCGTGGAGCGCCCCATTGCGGTTTCTCTCAGCGGCAACGATCTCTCCGCCACCGACGTGGTCAGCATGGTCACGAGCATCAAGTCGAAGATTCCTGGCGTGAAGTCGATCTCCGTCGCCGGCAACATGGCGCTGACAGCGGAGGAGTTCTGGGCAGCCGTCAAGGCTTCCTTCCACAAAGTCGACGTGTCCATCCTCAACTTCGATTTCGACCAGCGGCCATCCCCTTCGCTCTCGACGCCAGTGTCTGGAGACATGAACCAGTTGAAGGGCCTTCCGCTGACGCTTAGCGGGCGGCTCTTCGGGGCCGGCTGGAAGATATGCGGAGACCGGTACACCTGGTCTCCCGCAGCGCAGGGGGGCTCACAGTCACCGGAAACGACAATGGGCTACCATCAGAGAGTCGCAGACGCCGACGGCGGTCAGGCCGTGCCTCTCGTCTACTTCGAGTTAAGAGGGCCTGTCCTCATCTGGTCCGACGTCCCTGCACGCAGTGTCGGCTGGCTGTGCCCGGAAGGGCAGAAGCTCACGTCGTCGCAGCAGCGCCCGACTGAGCCGCTGCCGAAAGACCCGATGGCCGCGTCTCGGACGATCTGTGCAGTACTGCTCTATCGGGTTCATGTTGACTTTGACGCCCACCCGATGGTCCTGATTGTGGAGGCACTTGAGTTGTGTGAGTCCAACGACCCCAACAGGATTTTCCCTTCCGTGAACTTGCCGCCCTTGGACGAACTGCCAGAGCAACAGACAGTATCCTACGTCCTCCGGGGACCGACGGACGCCGTAACCCTTGAGTGGGCCCGAATCCTCCACGCTAG GCTTGCAGGCATGTACTACGTACGCACAGAAGGACGAAGTCTTCACCAGCTGAGCCCGAGtgctctccgttttttcgaaTCCGGTGTGGGAACGATTTTGGACTTCGGGGGGTGCCCAGTGTCTCCGATGGGCCTGAAGTCGATTTTCTACTTCTTGTGCAAGTACACCTGGCTGAAGTCGCTCATCATGTGCAACATGCATCTGTCGAACCTTCACTTGAAATTTTTGTCCAAGGAGGCCTGGCAACTGTACGATCTAGATCTGCTGGACCTCTCTTTCAACGACTTCACCGACGCGAGTATGGAGCTGCTCACTACTGTGCTCTGTTTCCGATCCTGCAAGAGGCTCGTTTTAGACCAGAATGGCTTTTCAGATTGCGAAAACGCTGCGGACTTGGTCTTGAGAGTGGGATGCGGCCATGAGGtcacctgtctctgtctcaaCGGGTGCAGCCTGGGCGACCGCTTCGCCGAAGCTCTCGCTATTGGCCTCAAAACTCTGGCGCCCAACCGGGCAGACTCTTGCCTTGCTGTGGTCGAGCTGCAAAGCAACTGCATCCACGCAGTCGCTCTCCGGAACCTTGTGAATGCACTCGTCGGAGTCCTGCCTACGATTGAGTCGGTGAAAGTCAGTGGGAATGCCGACGTGGAGGCTGGAAAGATGTCCCTCCCGTTCGCCGACTTCAAAAACACCTTCCAGGGTATACCTGCACGCAAGCAACGCGTCATAGGACCCAGGAAAAGGCTAATCAAATGGGGGGCACGTCCGACTGAG GTTGGCAGCGAAGGTCATGACCTATTGGTCGCGGATGAAGCTCGTAATGCTCTTGCTCATACAGAAGGCAGTCCAGTACCAGATCAACCGGCTGGTGGGGCAGATGGGTCTGAAGGGGTTATGGGGGCCGATAAAGCCGGTTCGGCGGAAGGGGCTGAAATGGGTGAGGAGGACGGCAAAGCAGAACAGGATGCAGGCGCTGAAAAAGCTGTGACGCCTGAAGAGAGTAATAGCGACGATGAAAAGTCTGACAAGAGAGGCAGTGGCGAAGGCTCTGGAAAGAGTGACGACGGTGAACGGTCTGAAGAGAGCGACCATGGTGAAGGTTCTAAAAACAATAGCGATGCTGAAAGGTCCGAAAAGAGCGACTAG